Within the Miscanthus floridulus cultivar M001 chromosome 2, ASM1932011v1, whole genome shotgun sequence genome, the region TTTTATTGGGAAAAATGTATATGCTAAATTCTTGTCGTGATGGCGATGCCCACGAACATTGCAGGACCATGGCAAGTGTCCCGTCACCAAGGAGGACCTCACCATGGATGATATCGTGCCGGTCAAGACCAACAAGGTATGGTTTCTCTGGTATGCCACTAACAAGCTGTTGCAACAAAGTTTTCAGTAGCATGTGGTGTGGACTGTAGAGTATCAGTAGCCATTTTGTGTCTCGTAATGTTGCTCTCCATACTACTTGAGGGAGGTAGCGAGGAGATTAGTATCATTAGCCAATTTGTGTCTTGTGTGGTTGCTCTCAATACTTCTTGAGCAAGGTGGCGAGGAGATCCCTTGTCATCATATGAGGAAACCAAATTGCACAATAATATTCATTGAAGTAATCACATCAGCATACTATACACTGCTTATAAGTAGGTAAAAGCCACCATGCATCTAAAATTGAAAAGAAAGCACATAAAGATTATGATGTTAGGGGATCAATTTGTAGCCACTGCATAATCTTTTGTCTAAAAGAAATCACATAAAAGGTTGTGAGTTTAGGGATCAATTTGTCGCCGCTGCATAATATTTTGTCTATCGATATTTTCATTGGTTGGGCAGTGTTTTCACTACTGTCCAGATATAGGTGGAAAAAAGTGATGTAGGGTTTTAGTTTACCTTCTTAGGAGACTATAAGAATATATACATTGTCAATCCTAGATCCATTTTAGGTTCTTTTGTGTTTTCTTTTCCCATGATGTTAGAACAACCTATCCAGTAGCTGAAAAGGACATATGCTCAAGTTGTAGTTCTTTTGCTATATGCAATGCAAAATTCTTTCTAAAAACCTGAACTTATGAAATTTATGAAATAACTTCACCCGATTTTGTGCCTTCGCCCTTAAGTTAAAACGTTAGATTGCTATACTGAAGTTTCAAGAACTaaattaatatatattttttgaatCAACGGTGGTATTTGATTTTGTTCACTGCGCTTGTACTTTTGCATCAACATCGATTAGTGTATCTGATTAGGACAACGACATTTGTCCTATACTCATTAATTACCCCAATAATCTCATGCACACCTAAAGTATTTTTTTACTGCTGTCCCAATCTGCCAAAAGTCTTGAAGAACTCCATTCTTTGCAGGTCGTGAAGCCCAGGCCTTTGCAGGCTGCAAGCATTCCAGGACTCCTTGGGATTTTTCAGAACGTAAGAGGTTCCAACCTTTTGCCAGTTATCTTTTCTGAGCGTATTTTAGAATATCTAAAATTTGATTATGAGGTGTTGAGAACCTTTCTTCGATTGTTTTTGTTAAGTGTGGTGTTATCGAGGTAGGTAAAAGCGCAAAAAGTGTGTGCCAAGGTATGGCAGAGCATAACTGTCTGAAGCCACTCTGGCCGCATTGCACTTGCTCAGGCATGTGCCTTTCTGGGCTTAAGCGTAAAGCGGCGTGTGCATTTTTTGCGCCTTGTTCCTAAGGCGATTTAAGGGCCTTGTGTCTCAAGTGTGTTTTCCACTTTTGGTTGCACTGGGTGTTAGATTTGAAAACGAATCTGACAGTTGACcttatttgaagaatacaattgAAATACTTTGATGGTTCTTGCTTCTATGAATGCATTGAATCATCATGGTACTTAATATCTCTGTCATCCATATCATTTTTATTGTGGCCTGTCCAAAGTTTTCAATCATGACTCCCTAGCTCTTATCAGAACTTGTTTTTTCCTGAATTTTGCAGGAGTGGGATGCTCTCATGCTTTCTAATTTTGCTTTGGAGCAGCAGCTTCACACAGCAAGACAAGAACTTAGTCATGCGCTCTACCAGGTCTTCCATTCACCTTTGCATATCTCTGTATCCTGTTTAAGTTATATTACAATTTGCTTGGAACAATTTATCAATATTTGGTTTTATATAGCATAGCTAAAGTCTTCAATTTTGGATTTCGGTATATCAAGGGTTTGTATTCGAGCTTCTCCACAGTCCATACCTTTGTAGCTGGAGAATGATAGATTCAGGTTGAATATACCACTTCACTTGAGCATTCTGAGTATCCCTCCTTAAGTTCTCATTGTAACATTAGGTGTGCTACGATGCCGAGTCATTTGGTAGCTGAACTATGTTTCCTGGCTCGTTCTAAAATGACTTTTTTGAATCCGGATTGGTAACTCCAAATTGTAATTTATATTTGGATAGTAAAAGCTCGTCCCTCTGTTGATGAAAAAAGTGTAGTTTTGAACATTGCCACGAGCCCAAAGCTTACTCTGACTGGTAGTTTCTGCTAGAATGCATTTTTTTCctttaagggcatgtttggatacatgggctaattgctagctagctaaaaattagccaaAATTAGCTCTAGTGCATCCAAACAGGAGCTAATAGGTGGGCTAATTTTTAAGTCAAGtcttcaactagttgttagccaaccatagctcattgctAATTTTTAGCTCCAACTAGTAACTAGTCATGtgtatccaaacaggccctaaatatgATAAAATTATAGTGATACTTTTCCTTTATATGGCCACTTTCTTATTACTGATAGAATTTTCTGCTGTATTTAAAGATCAGATGTTATAGAACTCTTTCTCAACTAAATGATATCTTTCAGTGTTCCAAAAGGTGCTATTCTGCCCTTATGTGATGGGCGTGGGGGTACCATGGaaccttgtgtgtgtgtgtgtgtggggggggggggggggggggggggggcgtaggCGGTACTCTAGACTGTTCCCGCGTGTTGCCAGCCCGACATGCCACCCTCGGTGGCCGCTACGTTAGATCCACCCAGGGAGGTACATGTGAGGGAGTATGGGACTTCAGCCTTCAGGCCATGTCAGAGGAGGTGGGTATGTCGAGCGGCTGTGGAGAAGAGGGGATAGTGGGTGGATTAGGCAAGGACTGGGGGTGGCAGGCAACGTGGGGGAGGCAGGGActgggtgcggcggtggcgggGGAGGCACGGACTGGATGTCAGGCGGCAGAGAGGGGGACGGAAGGTGGTGGCTCCGCTGCCAGTTGCGAGTCTGTGCAGAGCTGGGAGCAGCAAATGGATAAGGTGTGAGGGGAGGGTAGGGATAAGGCTTGCTCTTCAGACTTGGGCTTCGGCTGCTTTCATGGGCCTTTATATCTAACTCTTCGCCCACTGGTATcctgtttcttcttttctttttagaCTTTTAGATGTAATATGTATGGCCATGGAATGCCTAGGCTCTAGGCGGCAGGTCACCGCCTAgagatcgcataaaccttttgTATCCTTGTTATATTTCGGTtgtactttttttttgaaaaatagaaAGAAAGAGGATTATCTGGCAACTGATTTGTTTACTTTGCTTTTTGTCTTTTCCAGCATGACGCTGCCTGCCGTGTTATAGCCAGATTAAAGAAGGAAAGGGATGAGGCTAGAGCACTTTTGGCTCAAGCTGAGAGACAGATTCCTGCATCAGTTGCAGGAGCTGCTCCTGCAGCTGTTGTTTCCAATGGAAAAAGAGGTACCAGCTGTTTGATGTTCTGCATCTAAATTGATATTTCAAGTTTTAGGTATCTCATAATTCATCTTTGTTTGATACAGCAATGGAAGATGAAATTGTCCCTGACGGGAAGAAGATTCGTCCTGGTATCAACCCTGTCATGATTGATGAACTTACAGAGTGTAATACCATTCTTTCAGCACAGCGTAAGAAAAGACAGGTATGTGTTGTGCTCCATATTCAGCATTAAAAGTTGAAATAAGGTCTAAAACATTAATTGTGTAGCTGTACTTTATAAAAAAAACTGAATTCTCTAGAGTTAGCTTGCTTCATGAGCTTGTCACGCATAAAGTTATTTTGACTGTAGATTACATGTTAACAAGCTAGTTCCATATCCTTCAACTGTCGTTTAAGCATTAGTTGCATGTTGTTGAGTTAGTTACACGGAGTAATTGCTTCTGTTTTCTCTCAGGTTCCCCCAACTCTGGCACCGATCGATGCACTCAAGAGATACACTCAAATCTCCAGCCATCCCCTTCATAAGACAAACAAACCAGGCATTTTGTCCATGGATGTTCATCCTTCAAAGGTTAGTTTGTTACTATGTGTTTGGATATTGTATATCTCTTTGCTGTAATGGCGCATAAATTGATCGCTTATATCTGGCGGCGATGCATTTTAATCATGGGCAAATTAGCGTCCCACACTTGactgtttatatgcttcagaatTCTTGTTTTAGCTGGCATAATTAGCTTTATGCGGTTAAGGATGATTTGTGTTCATTTCAAGTGTAATTTGCCTGGATGTTATATATCTGAAGTCTGAACAGGAAAACCAGTGAATTGTTCTTGATGCAAGAGCCTTCTCAGAAAATATTGACTTCTACCAAATCATATTCATAAGTTTTCAGttatcattaattcatcatgaTTCTTGATGTAGTTGTAGCTTTGATGAGAACCTTGTTTATTTCAACTTTAGTGAAGTTAAATTGATGTAGAATTTCATTCTATTTATCCAGTTGCCTTGTTCTTGTCATGGATTTACAGGACATTGTTGCAACTGGGGGTATCGATACAAATGCAGTACTCTTTGATCGGGCATCTGGTCAAATCTTGTGCACGCTTACTGGTCACTCGAAGAAGGTATTTCCCCATGTGATTTTGAATTTTGTTCTATCTTCTATAATTTCCAgcggaagggcaggcctggtgcagtggtgagctgtctcactgagtcaccaggtcgtgggttcgaagcagcctctccgcagatttgcggggggaaggcttgcctcggtttttcccttccccagatcccactcatgtgggagcctccggcactgggtctgcccttctATAATTTCCAGCAAGTTGTAACATTGTAACTTTCCATTACACAGATAACCACTTTGAAGTTTGTTCCACGGGATCAACTCTTTGTAACTGGATCAGCAGATAAGGCAATTCCCATTTACCATAAGTTTAAGTAACCACTGGAATAATAGGTCATAGTAATTACATTACTGATTTATTGGCAAACGTTGCAGACTGTTCGCATTTGGCAAGAGAATGAGAATGGAAGCTATAACTGCGTCCATACATTGAAAGACCATACTGCTGAGGTTAGTATTTTGGTGGCCAGGATTCTATAACGCTTGCATTCTTAATTCTACGTATTTTCCTATCTTTAGACGAATGGTTTGCCCAGACAGCTATTAGTAtgctatgcatatatatatatatatatatatatatatatatatatatatatatatatatatatatatatatatatatattcctttGCATTCAGATTCCATTCGTATGGCTTACAAATATACTTTTATTACTTTGTATGTTTAATAATTGAATCCTTTCTTATGTAAGAATAAATTATCAGAGGTGGAATTTATATTGTAAAATAAATTTGCAAAATATTTTCTGATGGATGCCTGTAGTATGCTTCTATCAAAAAGTATAAAATATCTTTTTTTTCACCAAATATTCTTGGTTGTTGCACTCAACTGTTTTGGCTCATTCGTGTGTGCTGTTATTAATTATAGAAATGTGAAATGCTCCCTATCTTGTTCATCTTCCGTACTTTTATAATATAGCAGCGCTTAGTGCCTACTGTCTTAACTATTAGTAGTCTTGTTATTAAAAAGCCTAATTTTCTTTTTGTAATCTCTTAGGTTGAAGCTGTTACAGTACATGCAACTCAGAAGTATTTTGTGAGTGCTTCCAAGGATAACTCGTGGTGCTTCTATGATATGTCAACAGGATCTTGCCTGACACAGGTTACCTCcctacacacatgcacacataTTCTTACTACACGAGTATGCATACCAATGTGCATGATTATTTTTATCAGGTTGGCGAGGCTTCAGGACAAGAAGGATATACATCCGCGGCTTTCCATCCAGATGGTCTTATCCTTGGAACAGGAACTACTGATGCTGTTGTTAAAATTTGGGATGTGAAGACTCAGGTGTGATTTGGTACTATGGTATCACTTTATTCAAGATTGTTTTAGGTGATCATGCTCTTGAAACATATCTGATAATGACATTTCTATCTGTAGTCAAATGTCGCAAAGTTTGAGGGGCATGTCGGACCAGTCACTGCTATGTCTTTCTCTGAAAATGGTTACTTCCTAGCGGTAGGTAATTTAGATAAAAGCTATGTGCACAATGTTAAATTTATTTAGTTTCTAATATTTGCCGTCACTTTGCAGACTGCTGCTCATGATGGTGTCAAGCTTTGGGATCTTCGGAAATTAAGAAATTTTAGGACCTTCTCTCCCTATGATTCGGACACGCCAACTAATACTGGTAAGTAACTTGACTGTGAACAGCAAGAATGGTGCACATGCTTGCATTTGCATATGTATAATTAGAGCTATCTGGAGAGGGTCATTTGATTTATGAAATCCACTATCGACTTGTTGCCTTGATACTATATTGTTCTTTTGTTTGGATCTGCTTCCTGTAGAATTTATTTGTTCTCTTgttaactgttttttttttttttggttcttaAGAGTGAGTTTAATCATATGGTGCATGACATTTTTTTCCTGCAGTGGAATTTGATTTTAGCGGAAACTATCTTGCCATTGGTGGTTCAGATATAAGGTATGCTCTAGTAACTTGTAATTACTTGTATTTGAGAGTTCAAGAATTTCCTGGCAATGTTGTCGGGGATTCCTATAATCCTATGTGTAATCTAGACAGGGTATATAGACCTCCACTTTGCATGCTGGTTACTTGGTTAGTGATCACTTCTCTGAGCATTGTTAGATGTTTGTTGCACTGCATTTGTTTCAACTATCCTGTTTCAAATTATTTGTTTAAACGGTGTTACTTCCAATTTTTTGCTTTTGGTGTGTAGTATAATTTTGCTTATTCGACAAGAGATGTTTGAAATGCTACTGTTCCTTGTGTCGATTAACAAAGCAACATGCATCATTGATTGGTTTCTGTCTGGCAGTTGTAAACTTGATAGACAATGCAAACCATTTTCTTGTATCTGCACCATAATATTTATGATGCATAAAAATATGAACTCCTTGGTCCATATATAAGTCAACAAATCTTCCATTGATGTACTCAGTATTATATATACCTAGCATAAAGTTTCTGCGTTTCATAAGAATGATCCCTTTTAATAGTGATGGTTACATTATATTGTAAAGCTGAAAGACTCCTGATTGTGTCTTAGGGTCTACCAAGTAGCAAATGTTAAGAGCGAATGGAATCTTATCAAGACATTACCCGATTTATCAGGAACAGGTATGCCCCTCTTTTTGTCAGTCTCTTGGTGCCATTCGTTAGTTCTTGGAGCACACATTGACACGGTGTTATGACATTTGTCCTTCCACAGGGAAAGTAACCTCCGTAGAGTTCGGAGCAGATGCTAAGTACATAGCCGTAGGTTCTATGGACCGCAATCTACGGATATTTGGCCTCCCTGGAGATGCCCAAATGGAGGAATCAAACACAGCGGTCGAGTGATGGAAATCCATGGTACCTAGTTTCTTTCTTCTGCTATCCTCCGCATTGTATTCTGATGATGGATAGACTGAGTGGACATGGATACATCACCATCACAAGAGGGAAGGGTCCTGGTGGGGATTACTGGTTTGAGCTTCGGTCGGTGTAAACAATCTGTGACATTATTGTATTGTAGGCCTTACTAATTCTTCTGATGAGGATACAATTTGTTTTGATGAGTACGATGCTAAACAGCAAAGTTCTCTGCGCAGATTCCAGTGATTCAAAACAAACTACTTGCTTCTCAACTTCTTTATTACATAGGTCAATGGAAGCACTGTCAGACACTCAGGCGCGCCTATGCGTGTGTGTGCAGTATGATCTGTGAAGATTGGTGTTTTGTGCAATTCATTTTGTTTCAGAGTCTCTTAGGTTGTGCGCGTTTATGGATCAATGACAGATTAGCTGCTAATCCTGCTTTGCCACTAACGAGAGACCGTCCATGGCGACACACGGCTAGTGCTTGTGCCTCTAGAAGTCTAGAAAGTCTGAACAACTTATACGTAGAATGAGCTGGAAAATCAGCTAACTATCAAGTAGTCTGAACGACTTGTACGTAGAGAGCAGGAAAATACGTTAAACTATTTGCGTCTGTATTTTTACTGCTAAGAAGTATGAACTGAGAACAGAAATGGAATGTAAGACTACAATTACTGCTAAGAAGTATGAATTGAGAAATGGGATGTAAGAGAATACAACTACTGCAAAACAGAAATTGAGAAATGGGATGCAAGAGAATACTTTTTTCTTTGATCGGGTACAACTTGACGCAAACAGTTGTGAAATGACACATACACGAACGGTCGTCTAAGACGAACATGCGTCTCTTCACGAGTGATCTTATCCATCAAGCACATAATTAGTGGATAGTATTAGACAGCTAGTTTTAGTTCCAAAGGACATGTCTTTTTGGAACAGTCGTGTCCCTTCGTGACACCCCTTcgcttgtataaatatatttcagagattAATGAAAGGAACAACTCTTATATGACGTTTCTTGTGACGATATCTGGTTTCGTCATTGATAGGGAGGGTTCAGAACAATGGTCCGGAGCCTCGGTCCGGACCTCCCGAGGGCATAACGGCTATAATTTCTTGGAGGCTATAAAACTAAGCATTGGGTGGGTTTGGGCTGGTTGCTAAGCACCCTCacgccttggtggcttatgtaggagtgcttggatgccttctaactcacttgtgcttgcaagagtgcgattcAATTGCGAGTGAGGATTAACTATGGTCTACATCAACTTTTTAATGATTACCTTAAAATGTGTTTACACAAAACTGCATACACTATTTGGAATATGCTTACATACAAATGATGTCCAAATTATTAGGGGTCTACATCTTTACGATGACTACCTCCAAAGTGTTTGCATAAATATGAGGTTTACACCATTAGTGAGATCGATCTTGTCTCCTAGTTATTTTGCATTAACTAAATACAACACTACCATAGCAATTTTAATTTACCCTTAGCGTAATTTCAGAAAATCTATGGTTTGCACTTAGTTGGAGTAATGGCCACAAAAGAGTTTGATCTCTCGCTCTTGATGGTTACCATTATCCAACAAGGTCAATGGACGTACTGTTAAACTTTGATGTTTATGGATTCATAGCAGTATTTGATGCTCTCGTAAGAGAGCATCACCACTTATGATCAATTTAAATATGAaattttatttcaataaagcaccgTACACATCCAGATCATAATGTGTGTATCAAATGGATTGCAAATCGAAGCACTATATGGCTAGCTCTCAATCAATGATATGGACAACACAAGGCAATCATTATGGCCAATGCCATCTATGATTGGCCATAACTTTATCTCTAGGATTTCAAGTCAACTTGAGAATACAATTATGTTGTTCCAAATCCTCTCACATTGCGTTTTCGCGGAAAGCACACAACTTACCAAATGTATTCTAGATTAATTCCTACATTACTTCAGGTGTAAGTGTATGATAAACTCTTATTGAGGAATCATCATTAGCATTATAGTGATGCTCTATCATCTGAAGTACATTGAATTTTC harbors:
- the LOC136538976 gene encoding pre-mRNA-processing factor 19-like; the encoded protein is MICAISGEVPDEPVVSKKSGLLFERRLIERYVEDHGKCPVTKEDLTMDDIVPVKTNKVVKPRPLQAASIPGLLGIFQNEWDALMLSNFALEQQLHTARQELSHALYQHDAACRVIARLKKERDEARALLAQAERQIPASVAGAAPAAVVSNGKRAMEDEIVPDGKKIRPGINPVMIDELTECNTILSAQRKKRQVPPTLAPIDALKRYTQISSHPLHKTNKPGILSMDVHPSKDIVATGGIDTNAVLFDRASGQILCTLTGHSKKITTLKFVPRDQLFVTGSADKTVRIWQENENGSYNCVHTLKDHTAEVEAVTVHATQKYFVSASKDNSWCFYDMSTGSCLTQVGEASGQEGYTSAAFHPDGLILGTGTTDAVVKIWDVKTQSNVAKFEGHVGPVTAMSFSENGYFLATAAHDGVKLWDLRKLRNFRTFSPYDSDTPTNTVEFDFSGNYLAIGGSDIRVYQVANVKSEWNLIKTLPDLSGTGKVTSVEFGADAKYIAVGSMDRNLRIFGLPGDAQMEESNTAVE